In Odontesthes bonariensis isolate fOdoBon6 chromosome 6, fOdoBon6.hap1, whole genome shotgun sequence, one genomic interval encodes:
- the LOC142381762 gene encoding FHF complex subunit HOOK-interacting protein 2B-like, translating into MDAFNKLTSMLLHALETREPTIHLLESFIDHWKSVTNYYIQTTDDSRPVRQTDIPWHLRQMLDILLYEDKQQAVEDTGPCLEYLLQHKLLETLCTLGKAQYPPGMCQQVLLFFSKLLDQMQKPLLQLVSVYRPVQKLIRLCALPGSTTEKEEAGFLLVVCSRVNQDPHVLRYVLELMEQLTASSQSQHSTQTSSQSDPSSSSSVQSDPPTSSPVQSESGLLWALLQLTRSQRRSVSLKAHDGLLLLCAAQCGGPPPSGEAPPSGGAPPSGEAPPSGEAPPSELHPGELLMAHTQLGELLAGRLRELYSLLEAEDPDPAALQSRPHAPWRSESPDHMTDFFTWFDFLDQLTRDAPQVLALKVSQCVHQVWLVETLHPQLLHSCEQVVLVSTSVLCASLRLLRSSALLDQLVRFLLRTPSLTQLLRLCDHISDQISVASLSLLDELLQKPHRDILDVLVLDFLQGRSYLCPQAAGQEDRPPEGSEDLEEDPFFSDSLSDLPPPPAAGLGSAADVVNSFLCLVPVQVRSAQLLQQGGYESYVHDAHNLVTRGRALSLSWDWPQTPPPPAVRSGEEADFFEGPLLRVLFDRLGRILEQPYELNLQLTAVLSRLAAFSHPLLQEYLLNPYIHLSHGSRSLFSVLIRVMGQLMQRIQHVSNLSEQLLNARRDLLGLSHAAGLEHLTLLRAVIVLEEFCKELAAIAFVKMPTDPDLPGSDLSPLDQD; encoded by the exons aggGAGCCCACCATCCACCTCCTTGAGTCCTTCATCGATCACTGGAAATCTGTAACTAATTACTACATCCAGACCACAG acgACAGCCGTCCTGTCAGACAGACGGACATCCCGTGGcatctcagacagatgttggaCATCTTGCTGTACGAGGACAAACAACAG GCTGTGGAGGACACGGGACCCTGTCTGGAGTACCTGCTGCAACACAAGCTGCTGGAGACTTTGTGCACGTTGGGGAAGGCTCAG TATCCTCCTGGGATGTGCCAGCAggttctcctcttcttctccaagctgctggatcagatgCAGAagcctctgctgcagctggtcaGCGTCTACAGACCCGTGCAG AAACTGATTCGTCTCTGTGCACTTCCTGGTTCCACCACTGAGAAGGAGGAAGCTGGGTTCTTATTGGTCGTCTGCTCCAGAGTCAACCAGGATCCGCACGTGCTCAGATACGTATTAGAG CTCATGGAGCAGCTGACGGCTTCCAGCCAGTCACAACACAGCACGCAGaccagcagccaatcagatccttCTTCTTCCAGCTCTGTCCAATCAGATCCACCTACCTCCAGCCCCGTCCAATCAGAAAGCGGCCTGCTGTGGGCTCTTCTGCAGCTCACTAGGAGCCAG AGGCGCTCGGTGAGTCTGAAGGCCCATGACGGCCttctgctgctgtgtgctgCTCAGTGTGGGGGGCCTCCACCTAGTGGGGAGGCTCCACCCAGTGGGGGGGCTCCACCCAGTGGGGAGGCTCCGCCCAGTGGGGAGGCTCCACCCAGTGAGCTCCACCCGGGGGAGCTGCTGATGGCCCACACCCAGCTGGGGGAGCTGCTGGCCGGGCGGCTGCGGGAGCTGTACTCCCTGCTGGAGGCGGAGGACCCAGATCCCGCGGCGCTGCAGAGCCGGCCGCACGCGCCCTGGAG GTCAGAGTCTCCAGATCACATGACCGACTTCTTCACCTGGTTTGACTTCCTGGATCAGCTAACGAGGGACGCTCCGCAG gTGTTGGCACTGAaggtgtctcagtgtgtccacCAGGTGTGGCTGGTGGAgactcttcatcctcagctgcTGCACAG ctgTGAGCAGGTGGTCCTGGTCTCCACCTCGGTCCTCTGTGCCAGCCTCAGACTGCTCCGGTCCTCGGCTCTTCTGGACCAGCTGGTCCGCTTCCTGCTGAGGACGCCGTCTCTGACGCAGCTGCTGCGGCTCTGCGACCACATCTCCGACCAG ATCAGCGTGGCGTCTCTGTCTCTGCTGGACGAGCTGCTACAGAAGCCTCACAGGGACATCCTGGACGTCCTGGTGTTGGACTTCCTGCAGGGCCGCAGCTACCTGTGTCCCCAGGCTGCGGGCCAGGAGGACCGGCCCCCCGAGGGCAGCGA AGACCTGGAGGAGGACCCCTTCTTCTCCGACAGCCTCTCAGACCTCCCCCCCCCTCCTGCTGCTGGGCTGGGATCAGCTGCAGACGTCGTCAACAG cTTCCTGTGTCTGGTTCCGGTTCAGGTCCGGTCGGcccagctgctgcagcagggaGGCTACGAGTCGTACGTGCACGACGCGCACAACCTg GTGACTCGGGGGCGGGCCCTGTCTCTGTCCTGGGATTGGCcgcagactcctccccctcctgccGTCCGCTCAGGTGAGGAGGCCGACTTCTTCGAAGGCCCCCTGCTGAGAGTTCTGTTTGACCGCCTGGGACGCATCCTggaacag CCGTAcgagctgaacctgcagctgacgGCGGTGCTGTCCCGCCTGGCGGCCTTCAGCCACCCGCTGCTGCAGGAGTACCTGCTGAACCCGTACATCCACCTGTCCCACGGCTCCAGGTCTCTGTTCAGCGTCCTCATCAGG gtGATGGGGCAGCTGATGCAGAGGATCCAgcatgtgtccaacctgtccgaGCAGCTGCTGAACGCCAGGAGAGACCTGCTGGGCCTCAGCCACGCCGCGGG GCTGGAGCACCTGACGCTGCTCCGAGCCGTCATCGTCCTCGAGGAGTTCTGCAAGGAGCTCGCTGCCATCGCCTTCGTCAAGATGCCGACGGACCCGGACCTCCCCGGATCAGATCTGAGTCCTCTAGATCAGGACTAA